The following proteins come from a genomic window of Gossypium raimondii isolate GPD5lz chromosome 5, ASM2569854v1, whole genome shotgun sequence:
- the LOC105769074 gene encoding uncharacterized protein LOC105769074: MNPKSTFILAVLLLTASLTAAARPDSFEALSSEQKGNKGSGKPGNQNNKGSGGNTGGMGGFWGPGPGFGLPGFEKGWGHGIVGGGYGAGFGGPTGGYSKGGVIRTTVVCKEKGPCFNKKLTCPAKCFTYFSRSGKGYGEGGGGGGCTMDCKKKCSAYC; this comes from the coding sequence atgaacccCAAGAGCACCTTCATCTTGGCTGTTCTGCTACTTACAGCTTCACTAACTGCAGCAGCTAGGCCAGACTCATTTGAAGCTTTATCATCTGAGCAAAAGGGCAACAAAGGCAGCGGCAAACCAGGCAACCAAAACAACAAAGGTAGTGGTGGAAACACTGGTGGGATGGGCGGCTTCTGGGGTCCAGGGCCTGGGTTTGGATTGCCAGGGTTTGAAAAAGGGTGGGGACATGGGATCGTAGGCGGTGGCTATGGAGCTGGCTTCGGAGGTCCTACCGGAGGGTACTCAAAAGGTGGTGTTATTAGAACTACGGTTGTTTGCAAAGAAAAAGGTCCTTGTTTTAACAAGAAGCTAACCTGCCCTGCTAAGTGCTTCACCTATTTTAGTCGGTCGGGAAAAGGTTACGGTGAGGGTGGCGGTGGCGGTGGCTGCACCATGGATTGTAAGAAAAAATGCAGTGCTTACTGTTAA
- the LOC105769071 gene encoding pentatricopeptide repeat-containing protein At5g66500, mitochondrial, which yields MSVSRRCIDYLSYQARNLRAIASIKVPVKKLHKRYAHIRHSLEELPLRDSSSFNVQLASYVRSGNVQATWALFCHMHFSFCDLNAYTFTPVLSACSALPGTKYGKQVHGLMIKTGVDAGTVAKTALMNLYSKYRCLGDSVRAFEEIELKDVVTWNAMISSFLRHGLAKEALHVFATMRRERVRLSEFTLCSVLKACSSLKAFAQGKQIHGLVVVFGCDLVILSTALVDFYSDMERINDALKVFSSLNDRKDNVMCNSLISGCIKNRRYKEAFSIMSKMRPNVVALTSALGACSENSDLWIGKQIHSVALHFGFTDDTQLCNGILDMYAKCGKILYARSLFDGISNKCVVSWTSMIDAYGSHGYGIEALELFKLMEVNRNGVMPNSVTFLAVLSACGHSGLVEEGRKCFHLMREKYGLDPDQEHYACFIDVLGRAGRIDEAWSLFDGMVKNGTKPTAAVWIALLNACSLNQDIARGEIAAKRLLELEPDKPSNYVLLSNFYAAVGRWDSVDKLRDVMKQKGLNKEAGSSRVTVKPHDKTVIIGESRIAGVFL from the coding sequence ATGTCTGTATCTCGTCGTTGCATCGATTATCTTAGTTATCAAGCCAGGAACCTTCGAGCGATTGCTTCAATCAAAGTCCCGGTTAAAAAGCTTCATAAACGTTATGCCCACATCCGCCATTCGCTTGAAGAATTGCCTCTTCGGGATAGCAGTTCATTTAATGTTCAACTTGCCTCGTATGTTCGCAGTGGCAACGTTCAAGCAACATGGGCTCTCTTTTGTCACATGCATTTTTCATTCTGTGACCTTAATGCGTACACCTTTACCCCGGTTTTGAGTGCCTGCTCTGCTTTGCCGGGCACGAAATATGGAAAGCAAGTGCATGGACTAATGATTAAAACAGGCGTGGATGCCGGAACGGTAGCCAAAACTGCACTAATGAACCTGTATTCCAAGTATCGATGCTTGGGTGACTCGGTTAGGGCGTTTGAAGAAATTGAACTGAAGGATGTTGTAACTTGGAATGCTATGATTTCGAGCTTTTTGAGGCATGGTCTTGCTAAAGAAGCACTTCATGTTTTTGCAACAATGAGAAGGGAAAGAGTGAGGCTTAGCGAGTTTACGTTGTGTTCTGTGTTAAAAGCTTGTTCTTCTTTGAAGGCTTTTGCACAAGGAAAGCAGATTCATGGTTTGGTTGTTGTGTTTGGTTGTGATTTAGTGATTCTGAGTACTGCTCTCGTCGACTTTTACTCGGACATGGAGCGTATTAACGATGCCCTGAAAGTTTTCTCCAGTTTAAATGATAGAAAAGACAATGTAATGTGCAATTCTTTGATCAGTGGCTGCATTAAAAATCGAAGGTACAAAGAGGCATTTTCAATTATGAGTAAAATGAGACCCAATGTAGTTGCACTTACTAGTGCTCTAGGAGCTTGCTCTGAAAACTCCGATTTGTGGATTGGAAAGCAAATTCACTCTGTGGCATTACATTTTGGGTTCACCGATGATACCCAATTATGTAATGGTATATTGGATATGTATGCAAAGTGCGGGAAGATTTTGTATGCAAGATCATTGTTTGATGGGATTTCAAACAAATGCGTGGTTTCATGGACGAGCATGATCGATGCATATGGTAGTCATGGATATGGGATTGAAGCTCTCGAGTTATTCAAGCTGATGGAGGTGAACAGAAATGGAGTTATGCCCAATTCTGTAACATTTCTTGCTGTTTTATCTGCTTGTGGGCATTCTGGGCTAGTTGAAGAAGGCCGAAAGTGTTTTCATTTAATGAGGGAAAAGTATGGTCTTGACCCGGATCAAGAACATTATGCTTGCTTCATTGATGTTTTAGGTCGAGCTGGTCGAATAGACGAGGCATGGTCTCTCTTTGATGGTATGGTTAAGAATGGTACAAAGCCTACAGCAGCAGTTTGGATAGCACTGCTAAACGCTTGTAGTCTTAATCAAGATATTGCCAGAGGCGAGATTGCCGCGAAGCGTCTGTTGGAATTGGAACCCGATAAGCCCAGTAATTACGTGCTTCTTTCGAATTTCTATGCAGCAGTTGGAAGATGGGATTCTGTTGATAAGTTGAGAGATGTAATGAAGCAAAAAGGGCTCAATAAAGAAGCCGGAAGTAGTCGAGTCACTGTTAAACCCCATGACAAAACCGTTATCATCGGAGAAAGTCGTATTGCCGGAGTATTTCTTTGA
- the LOC105768109 gene encoding endonuclease 4 has protein sequence MGFRRMGWHELLWVGRLLVLMQLLHGVFGWGKDGHFAVCKIAEEYLTKDALATVKELLPDSARGELASVCSWADDVRWHYHWSSPLHYVDTPDFKCNYKYCRDCHDTAGHKDRCVTGAIFNYTKQLFSAYQGYSPQLSYNLTEALMFLAHFIGDVHQPLHVGFLGDLGGNTITVSWYRRKTNLHHVWDTMIIDSAVKTLYGSDLATMIQAIQRNITDAWSNDVSSWKNCGHNQTVCPNVYASESVRMACKFAYRNATPGSTLEDEYFLSRLPIVEKRLAQGGIRLAAVLNRLFNSEVKIAQA, from the exons ATGGGTTTTAGAAGAATGGGTTGGCATGAGCTACTATGGGTCGGAAGGCTGCTTGTTCTTATGCAACTGCTTCATGGGGTGTTTGGTTGGGGAAAGGACGGTCATTTTGCTGTTTGCAAGATAGCTGAG GAATATCTTACTAAAGATGCTCTGGCTACAGTAAAGGAACTGCTCCCCGATTCCGCTAGAGGTGAGCTTGCATCTGTATGCTCCTGGGCTGATGATGTAAGGTGGCACTATCACTGGTCTAGTCCCTTACACTATGTTGACACTCCAGATTTCAAGTGTAATTATAAATACTGCC GGGACTGCCATGATACTGCTGGACATAAGGATCGCTGCGTAACTGGAGCCATTTTCAACTATACAAAGCAACTTTTTTCAGCATATCAGGGATATAGTCCTCAGTTGAGTT ACAATTTGACAGAGGCGCTGATGTTCTTAGCTCATTTTATCGGGGATGTCCATCAG CCATTACATGTTGGCTTCTTGGGAGATTTAGGTGGGAATACAATTACAGTCAGTTGGTACCGCAGGAAGACAAATCTTCACCAT GTCTGGGATACCATGATTATTGATTCTGCTGTGAAGACATTGTATGGCTCAGATCTTGCAACAATGATTCAAGCCATCCAGAGGAATATTACT GATGCTTGGTCCAATGATGTATCATCATGGAAGAATTGTGGACATAATCAAACTGTTTGTCCTAACGT GTATGCTTCTGAAAGTGTTAGGATGGCATGTAAGTTTGCATATAGGAATGCCACACCGGGAAGCACATTAGAAg ATGAGTATTTCCTTTCTCGGTTGCCTATTGTGGAGAAGAGGCTTGCTCAAGGTGGGATTCGCCTAGCTGCCGTGCTTAACCGATTATTTAATTCTGAAGTTAAAATTGCTCAAGCATGA